A single genomic interval of Nostoc commune NIES-4072 harbors:
- the murI gene encoding glutamate racemase, which produces MYSSLIFEANLDNFSDQEPQRAPIGIFDSGVGGLTVLRQLYRQLPNESIIYFGDTARLPYGIRSQAEILQFTREIITWLQQQQVKMVIMACNTSSALALETVRQEFNIPILGVILPGAKAAVQQGKRIGVIATPATAKSNAYKHAIIEIAPEVQVWQVGCPEFVPLIEQNRIHDPYTAEVARAYLEPLLEQEIDTLVHGCTHYPHLTPVLRSLLPSHVQLIDPAVHVVAACAQELDLLSLKNTHLPLPTRFAVSGCPKQFSQSGVQWLGYTPMVEEVCFTDTAISQLH; this is translated from the coding sequence GTGTATTCATCTTTGATCTTTGAAGCGAATCTTGACAATTTTTCTGATCAAGAACCCCAACGTGCCCCAATTGGCATCTTTGACAGTGGTGTGGGTGGGCTGACGGTACTACGACAACTATATCGGCAACTTCCCAATGAATCAATTATTTACTTTGGGGATACAGCCCGACTTCCTTATGGAATTCGTTCACAAGCAGAAATTTTACAATTCACGCGTGAAATTATTACCTGGCTACAACAGCAGCAGGTAAAAATGGTAATTATGGCTTGTAACACCAGTTCTGCTCTGGCCCTTGAAACCGTGCGTCAGGAATTCAATATACCCATTTTGGGAGTAATCCTACCGGGTGCAAAAGCTGCCGTACAGCAAGGAAAGCGGATTGGTGTAATTGCCACTCCCGCTACAGCGAAAAGTAATGCTTATAAGCACGCAATAATCGAAATTGCTCCTGAAGTTCAAGTCTGGCAAGTTGGATGTCCAGAGTTTGTGCCACTCATCGAGCAAAACCGGATTCACGACCCCTACACTGCCGAAGTAGCACGAGCCTATCTAGAGCCTTTACTAGAGCAGGAAATTGACACCTTAGTTCACGGCTGTACCCATTATCCTCACCTGACACCAGTATTGCGATCGCTCCTCCCCTCCCATGTCCAACTGATTGACCCAGCTGTTCATGTCGTAGCAGCTTGTGCCCAGGAGTTAGACTTATTAAGCTTAAAAAATACCCACCTCCCACTGCCAACTCGCTTCGCCGTTAGCGGTTGTCCGAAACAGTTTTCCCAGTCAGGAGTGCAGTGGCTAGGTTATACCCCAATGGTTGAAGAGGTTTGCTTCACTGATACCGCTATTTCCCAACTCCATTGA
- a CDS encoding PatU: MNSDSESLQSQCLGWLLTDNVKNTDQSVECQENDGVKNLHNEATASKSSEPKLGGTPQTFQLGEIPTVQDRFQAVLKHRLQIQAQDHPPLFPWETQLIDYPDCVDEPSMTLVPSWGWMVQQSKLNLPRPLPEKVFQQLLEKCQSMVTSSVPLGAKLVQVVENFFPNESQALNDIAGLVLRSTYRSVSTLDMPNIQSDYSDLQPRQQMALSLLAAKQLLENLTLPLSAASPVVERQWLTTVGNLNIKVEYQSVGITKLLVEAELPIKGTLTLRKSGTLAMATSSTPGYLSVELGCEQLNPTYTLEVEFPEVDEQSLLFVINLTV; the protein is encoded by the coding sequence ATGAATAGTGACTCAGAATCCTTACAATCTCAGTGTCTCGGTTGGTTATTGACAGATAATGTCAAAAATACCGACCAATCTGTAGAATGTCAGGAAAATGACGGGGTAAAAAACCTCCACAATGAAGCCACTGCTTCAAAAAGCAGTGAGCCAAAATTGGGAGGAACGCCCCAGACCTTTCAATTGGGAGAAATTCCTACTGTGCAAGATCGTTTCCAAGCTGTCCTTAAGCATCGCTTACAAATCCAAGCCCAAGACCACCCACCTTTATTTCCTTGGGAAACACAATTAATCGACTATCCCGATTGTGTTGATGAGCCTTCAATGACGCTCGTTCCTAGCTGGGGGTGGATGGTACAACAGTCAAAGTTGAACCTGCCGCGTCCTTTACCGGAGAAAGTTTTTCAGCAATTGCTGGAAAAATGTCAATCAATGGTGACATCTTCAGTACCTCTGGGAGCAAAATTAGTTCAAGTGGTGGAGAACTTTTTTCCCAACGAGTCTCAAGCATTAAACGATATCGCGGGATTGGTGCTAAGAAGCACCTATCGATCTGTAAGTACTTTGGATATGCCCAATATTCAGAGCGATTATTCAGATTTACAACCGCGTCAACAAATGGCTTTGTCGTTGCTGGCAGCTAAACAACTGCTGGAAAATCTGACTCTACCACTTTCAGCAGCTAGTCCAGTGGTGGAAAGACAATGGCTAACGACTGTCGGTAATTTGAATATCAAAGTAGAGTATCAGTCTGTAGGTATTACGAAGTTACTTGTTGAAGCTGAGTTACCTATTAAAGGAACTTTGACACTTCGCAAAAGTGGAACTTTAGCAATGGCAACATCTTCAACTCCGGGATACTTAAGTGTAGAGTTAGGCTGCGAGCAACTTAACCCAACTTATACTCTGGAAGTTGAGTTTCCAGAAGTAGACGAACAGTCGCTTTTGTTTGTGATTAATCTCACTGTGTAA
- a CDS encoding N-acetylmuramoyl-L-alanine amidase, translating into MKLHWLLSSTIGTIFMLSSPAMAARLQSWRFDTNQNRLEFNTSGDVQPQAQLIFNPTRLVIDLPGTTFGRPQLTQQVGGAIRAIRVGQFDEQTTRIVVELTPGYTLDPKGVQFVGTTGDRWMVQLPAPVAENVPSNTGGQQEQAIATETSPKTSPPLFPPRNIYNVVTPSSVNPPKNGILAARVTQIENLQVTGDGFFIRTNGGNPQIQVNRSNDQRAVNIDITGATLSPNLGQRDLPINRYGVNRIQFSQLQTSPSVVRITLQVDENSQNWRATTSSIGGFVVLPSRGIAQLPGGNTSRPIPSTNTSPATIQSVQLAGNGTQLLIRGDQALSATGGWDRTSGLFRITINNARLAPRVTGPNFNANSPILRVRLQPQESNTVVVLIQPAAGVQIGELNQVGDQLLALELQRSGSVTPPIALPPLPSPNLSQFPNPTDNPRPISQPQPRPSVPRGKLLVVIDPGHGGKDSGAPGLGGLLEKDVILPIGKRVAAILEQNGVQAVLTRDADFFVELQGRVEIAERVNATAFVSIHANSVDNRPDVNGLEVYYYDSGYALAEVVRKTILQNISTIKDRGTRKARFYVLRKSSMPSILVETGYMTGREDNPRLGTSEYQNQMAEAIARGILKYLQR; encoded by the coding sequence GTGAAATTACACTGGTTACTATCCAGTACTATTGGAACTATCTTCATGCTGTCGTCGCCGGCAATGGCCGCGAGACTCCAATCTTGGCGTTTTGATACCAACCAAAATCGTCTGGAATTTAATACTTCAGGGGATGTTCAACCCCAAGCACAATTAATTTTTAACCCCACTCGTTTAGTAATTGATTTGCCAGGAACCACATTTGGGCGTCCGCAGTTAACCCAACAGGTGGGCGGTGCAATCCGCGCTATCCGTGTTGGGCAGTTTGACGAACAAACAACGCGCATAGTCGTTGAACTGACTCCTGGTTATACTCTTGACCCCAAGGGAGTACAATTTGTTGGCACAACTGGCGATCGCTGGATGGTACAATTACCTGCGCCAGTAGCTGAGAATGTACCCTCAAATACTGGGGGGCAACAAGAACAAGCCATAGCAACAGAGACTTCACCGAAAACATCTCCACCACTGTTCCCCCCAAGAAATATTTATAACGTGGTGACACCAAGCTCTGTCAATCCGCCTAAAAACGGAATACTTGCCGCCAGAGTTACTCAAATTGAGAACTTACAAGTCACAGGCGATGGTTTTTTCATCCGCACCAATGGTGGTAATCCTCAGATTCAGGTAAATCGTAGCAACGACCAAAGGGCAGTTAACATCGATATTACTGGCGCTACTTTATCACCAAATCTAGGGCAGCGCGATTTGCCGATTAATCGCTATGGTGTCAACCGCATTCAGTTCAGCCAACTACAAACAAGCCCATCTGTTGTTCGCATAACTTTACAGGTGGACGAAAATAGTCAAAATTGGCGAGCAACAACTAGCAGTATTGGTGGTTTTGTGGTTCTGCCCAGTCGTGGTATTGCCCAGTTGCCTGGAGGTAATACTTCACGCCCAATACCATCTACTAACACTTCACCTGCTACCATTCAGTCTGTGCAATTGGCAGGTAATGGCACACAACTGCTGATTAGAGGCGACCAAGCTTTATCTGCTACAGGAGGCTGGGATAGAACTTCTGGTCTGTTCCGTATTACCATCAACAATGCTCGGTTAGCCCCCAGAGTTACAGGCCCGAATTTTAATGCTAATAGCCCTATCCTGCGAGTTCGTCTGCAACCACAAGAATCTAATACTGTCGTCGTCTTAATTCAACCAGCAGCCGGAGTACAAATTGGAGAACTCAATCAAGTTGGCGACCAGCTTTTGGCTTTAGAATTACAACGCTCTGGTAGCGTCACACCTCCTATTGCTTTACCTCCTCTGCCATCGCCAAATCTAAGTCAATTCCCAAACCCCACAGATAATCCCCGTCCTATCTCCCAGCCACAGCCGCGCCCCTCAGTTCCCAGAGGGAAATTACTAGTTGTGATTGACCCAGGACATGGTGGAAAAGATTCAGGTGCCCCAGGTCTAGGCGGACTTTTAGAAAAGGACGTAATCCTGCCTATTGGTAAAAGGGTAGCAGCAATTTTAGAGCAAAATGGTGTACAGGCAGTACTCACACGGGATGCTGACTTTTTTGTAGAACTTCAGGGACGGGTAGAAATAGCCGAGCGAGTTAATGCGACTGCCTTTGTCAGCATTCACGCTAATTCGGTTGATAATCGTCCTGATGTTAATGGGTTAGAAGTATATTATTACGATAGTGGTTATGCTCTGGCTGAAGTAGTTCGCAAAACCATCCTCCAGAACATCAGCACAATCAAAGACCGGGGAACCCGCAAAGCCAGATTCTACGTCCTCAGAAAAAGCTCTATGCCCTCGATTTTAGTAGAAACAGGTTATATGACTGGTCGAGAAGACAATCCCAGATTGGGAACATCAGAGTATCAAAATCAGATGGCAGAAGCGATCGCTCGTGGCATCTTAAAATACTTACAGCGCTAA
- the sds gene encoding solanesyl diphosphate synthase: MTPATSLFTPVEADLRLLADNLKQLVGNRHPILFAAAEHLFGAGGKRIRPAIVLLISRATMLEQDITPRHRRLAEITEMIHTASLVHDDVVDESDVRRGVPTVHSLFGNRIAILAGDFLFAQSSWYLANLDNLEVVKLLSEVIMDLATGEIQQGLNRFDASISIETYLQKSYYKTASLIANSSKAAGLLSEVSRETVEHLYSYGRHFGIAFQIVDDILDFTSTTDTLGKPVGSDLKSGNLTAPVLFALAQKPSLEVLIEREFAQEGDLEQALALIQDSQGIQQARELAAHHAKLAIEHLAVLPPSESHQALINIAEFTLSRLY; the protein is encoded by the coding sequence ATGACCCCAGCCACCTCCCTGTTTACCCCTGTGGAAGCAGACCTGCGACTACTAGCAGATAACCTAAAACAGCTAGTTGGAAATCGCCACCCCATTCTGTTTGCAGCAGCCGAACATTTATTCGGTGCTGGGGGAAAGCGTATCAGACCAGCAATTGTCCTGCTAATATCGCGGGCAACAATGTTAGAACAAGACATCACGCCGCGTCATCGCCGTTTAGCTGAGATTACAGAAATGATTCACACAGCTAGCTTGGTACATGACGATGTGGTAGATGAATCAGATGTGAGGCGAGGCGTTCCTACCGTTCATAGTTTGTTCGGTAATCGCATTGCCATACTAGCAGGAGATTTTCTTTTTGCCCAATCGTCTTGGTATTTAGCAAACTTGGACAATTTGGAGGTAGTAAAACTCCTCTCAGAAGTCATTATGGATCTGGCTACTGGGGAGATTCAGCAGGGACTGAATCGTTTTGATGCTAGCATCTCTATTGAAACTTATCTTCAAAAGAGTTATTACAAAACAGCTTCATTAATCGCTAACAGTTCTAAAGCTGCTGGGTTACTTAGTGAAGTTTCGCGAGAAACTGTTGAGCATCTATATAGCTACGGTCGTCATTTTGGTATAGCATTTCAAATTGTTGACGACATTTTAGATTTCACCAGTACAACAGATACCTTGGGTAAACCAGTGGGGTCGGATCTTAAAAGTGGTAATCTGACTGCACCCGTTTTATTTGCTTTAGCCCAAAAACCATCCTTAGAAGTGCTAATTGAGCGAGAGTTTGCTCAAGAAGGGGATTTAGAGCAAGCACTAGCACTAATTCAAGATAGTCAAGGCATACAGCAGGCGCGAGAGTTAGCTGCTCACCATGCGAAGCTAGCAATTGAACATCTTGCAGTTCTCCCACCTTCAGAATCCCACCAGGCATTGATTAATATAGCTGAGTTCACACTGAGCCGCCTTTATTAA
- the hetZ gene encoding heterocyst differentiation protein HetZ, with translation MNSAATATIPFANILGENSKGVEVIFQLLSREFQQSTKASEQNCHDVARRITTEVYRICQESKRIQASGSVESSAMTLARHRLQQCLRYYQLGSNRGRVELHSTLSAIIYRYINPPQKQLSYQGRLTIIEDFLQSFYLEALNAFRRENQLGATYRPQTLLELSEYMAFTERYGKRRIPLPGRQQQLIILRAQTFSQQQPPETSVDIEQAAEGSNNEGDGCWEEPAVHQLRSTMATQAEPELEEDTLRSVVVTELMNYLEERQQSDCANYFSLRLQDLSAQEIESILGLTPRQRDYLQQRFKYHLIRFALLHRWELVHEWLEASLHTNLGLTPQQWQVYTAQLDNKQRSLLELKQQGQADEKIAKTLGLSMAQLQKRWFKILEQAWEIRNSLVSGSGASTHE, from the coding sequence ATGAATTCAGCCGCAACCGCAACTATTCCATTTGCAAATATTCTGGGAGAAAATTCTAAAGGCGTGGAGGTGATCTTTCAACTCCTGTCCAGGGAGTTTCAACAATCAACCAAAGCTTCGGAACAGAATTGCCACGATGTAGCAAGACGTATTACCACCGAAGTCTATCGAATTTGCCAGGAAAGCAAACGTATCCAAGCTTCTGGATCTGTAGAAAGCTCGGCGATGACCCTAGCTCGCCATCGGCTACAACAGTGTCTCAGGTACTATCAGTTGGGTTCAAATCGGGGTAGGGTAGAATTACACAGTACTCTGAGTGCAATTATTTATCGATACATTAATCCGCCTCAGAAGCAATTAAGTTATCAAGGGCGACTAACTATAATCGAAGATTTCTTACAGAGTTTTTATCTGGAGGCATTAAACGCTTTCCGGCGAGAAAATCAACTTGGTGCTACTTATCGCCCTCAGACGCTTTTAGAATTGTCCGAGTACATGGCATTTACCGAACGCTACGGCAAACGACGCATTCCTTTACCAGGCCGTCAGCAGCAGCTAATTATCTTGCGGGCGCAAACTTTTTCTCAACAACAGCCCCCAGAAACTAGCGTAGATATAGAACAAGCCGCAGAAGGCAGCAATAATGAAGGCGATGGTTGTTGGGAAGAACCAGCAGTGCATCAATTACGCTCCACAATGGCAACGCAAGCCGAACCCGAACTTGAAGAAGATACTTTGCGTTCCGTTGTAGTTACAGAATTAATGAATTATCTCGAAGAACGGCAACAATCTGACTGTGCTAATTACTTTTCCCTCCGCCTCCAGGATCTCTCAGCACAGGAAATTGAGTCAATTTTAGGTTTAACCCCTCGTCAGAGAGATTACTTACAACAGCGCTTCAAGTACCATTTGATTCGGTTTGCCTTGTTACATCGTTGGGAATTAGTTCACGAGTGGCTGGAAGCTTCTTTACACACCAATTTGGGCTTAACTCCCCAGCAATGGCAAGTATACACAGCACAACTGGACAATAAGCAACGATCTTTACTAGAGTTGAAGCAACAAGGACAAGCCGATGAAAAAATCGCAAAAACTTTAGGGCTGTCAATGGCACAACTTCAAAAACGATGGTTTAAGATTCTTGAGCAAGCTTGGGAAATTCGTAACTCATTAGTGTCCGGATCAGGTGCATCTACTCATGAATAG